A stretch of Ipomoea triloba cultivar NCNSP0323 chromosome 13, ASM357664v1 DNA encodes these proteins:
- the LOC116002791 gene encoding putative invertase inhibitor → MEHCCSFSLVCCFLFLIPPATIEATPFIDLINSTCTQCAQNSAVFNYDFCVTSLQAVPITHAANLEGIAVVAVELALQNATATVSTIEEMLACAAASDPFAVRCLRDCLELYADAIAMLVESFWEFFSRRFSTANILLSAVMETASTCQEGFTEKEGEMAPLTEENDNLFQLSDIALCITKLVSREQISGEPSHLERIMEKK, encoded by the coding sequence ATGGAACACTGCTGCTCTTTCTCCCTTGTCTGCTGCTTCCTCTTTCTGATTCCTCCGGCAACAATCGAGGCCACACCATTCATCGATTTAATCAACTCAACCTGCACGCAGTGCGCCCAAAACTCGGCCGTCTTCAACTACGACTTCTGCGTCACCTCACTCCAAGCCGTCCCTATCACCCACGCCGCTAACCTCGAAGGAATAGCGGTGGTTGCGGTGGAGCTGGCTCTGCAGAACGCGACCGCCACGGTTTCGACCATCGAGGAGATGCTGGCTTGCGCGGCGGCGTCTGATCCCTTTGCGGTGAGGTGCTTGCGAGACTGCTTGGAGCTCTACGCGGACGCGATTGCGATGCTTGTGGAGTCCTTTTGGGAGTTCTTCTCCAGGCGGTTTAGTACCGCCAATATACTGTTGAGTGCCGTGATGGAAACCGCGTCGACTTGCCAAGAGGGGTTCACGGAGAAGGAGGGGGAGATGGCGCCGTTGACGGAGGAGAATGACAATCTTTTCCAGCTCAGTGATATTGCTTTGTGCATCACCAAACTTGTTTCCCGGGAACAAATTTCCGGCGAGCCGAGTCATCTTGAGAGGATAATGGAGAAGAAGTAA
- the LOC116002435 gene encoding nuclear intron maturase 2, mitochondrial isoform X2: MMRGQLIVLSHKVLSRTSVLTQRKYAVVTQSLNTCNPVNNGFILFRESIYTSTHTRRTSDPNDPATLMKEDGVSVCTKMWIENFREPERTVSNLTDYLRRFELWVLAYQKVCADDTGAYMPRSSITRSALEDLLALRNAVLDNRFKWGARLDFFIKSPRDKTDYDSLSKRKIKAILTTTQPAPFQDRIVQEVLFLMLEPIYEARFSEKSFAFRPGRSAHTVLRVIRRSFAGYLWYIKGDLSTVLDGMKVGLVISALMRDVRDKKVIDLIKAALTTPVITSRPEDGEKKKKKKRKYQKKRVLAEDEPKPDPYWLETFFGFAPEEAEKLPSWGHCGILSPLLANICLDELDRWMEGKTKEFYRPSKSDVIWNSPEGEVEQGNTSWPEFVPTSGPDKTRKMDYIRFGGHILIGVRGPRADAATLRKQLIEFCDQKYMLKLDNESLPIEHITKGIMFLDHVLCRRVVYPTLRYTATGGKIISEKGVGTLLSVTASLKQCIKQFRKLNFLKGDRDPDPQPCFRMFHATQAHTNAQMNKLLATMVEWYRYADNRKKVVNFCAYIIRGSLAKLYAAKYKLRSRAKVYKIGSRDLRRPLKEKKGQSPEYQQLLRMGLVESIDGLLYTRMSLVPETDYTPFPVGWRPDHEKALVEYIKLDDSRTLEEQRHCFKEQGLISPQDYISMLVWNYKRNALAVDLPSTINDRNTTEGKHLQLDAGLSYPVQFHQWGKANLNSYLS, encoded by the exons ATGATGCGTGGACAGTTGATAGTATTAAGTCATAAGGTGCTATCAAGAACTTCAGTTTTGACACAAAGAAAGTATGCTGTAGTGACACAGTCATTGAATACTTGCAACCCTGTAAATAATGGATTTATTTTGTTTCGAGAATCTATATACACTTCTACACATACCAGAAGGACATCAGATCCTAATGATCCAGCTACCTTGATGAAGGAGGATGGGGTCTCAGTTTGTACTAAAATGTGGATTGAGAATTTTCGGGAACCGGAAAGAACTGTGTCCAATTTGACTGATTATTTGAGGAGATTTGAGCTGTGGGTGTTGGCATACCAGAAGGTTTGTGCGGATGACACTGGTGCATATATGCCCCGAAGCTCAATAACAAGGTCAGCTCTAGAGGATTTGCTGGCATTGAGGAATGCAGTTCTGGATAATAGGTTTAAGTGGGGGGCTAGGCTGGATTTTTTTATTAAGTCTCCTAGAGATAAGACTGACTATGACTCATTGTCTAAGAGGAAGATCAAGGCTATCCTGACTACCACACAGCCAGCTCCTTTCCAGGATAGAATTGTTCAAGAGGTGTTGTTTCTTATGTTGGAGCCAATTTATGAGGCCCGGTTTTCAGAGAAGTCTTTTGCATTTAGACCAGGAAGGAGTGCACATACCGTTTTGAGGGTGATACGAAGGAGCTTTGCAGGTTACCTGTGGTACATAAAAGGTGACTTGAGTACAGTGTTGGATGGTATGAAGGTTGGGCTTGTGATTAGTGCCTTGATGAGGGATGTTAGGGACAAGAAAGTGATTGATTTGATTAAGGCAGCTTTAACTACTCCAGTGATAACTAGTAGGCCTGAGGATggtgagaagaagaaaaagaagaagaggaagtaCCAGAAGAAGAGAGTTCTGGCAGAGGATGAACCAAAACCAGATCCATACTGGCTGGAAACCTTCTTTGGGTTCGCACCTGAAGAAGCTGAAAAACTTCCTTCATGGGGTCACTGTGGTATATTGAGTCCACTTTTGGCTAACATTTGTCTTGATGAATTAGACAGATGGATGGAAGGTAAGACCAAGGAATTTTATCGTCCTTCAAAGAGTGATGTCATTTGGAATAGCCCAGAAGGGGAAGTTGAACAGGGAAATACTTCATGGCCAGAATTTGTTCCTACAAGTGGGCCAGATAAGACCAGGAAAATGGACTATATTCGTTTTGGTGGTCACATTCTGATTGGAGTAAGGGGTCCTAGGGCAGATGCAGCAACACTGAGAAAGCAGTTGATTGAGTTCTGTGATCAGAAGTATATGCTTAAGCTTGATAACGAGAGCCTTCCTATTGAACACATAACTAAAGGTATTATGTTTCTTGATCATGTCTTGTGCCGTAGAGTTGTGTATCCCACCCTTCGATATACTGCTACTGGTGGCAAAATAATTAGTGAAAAAGGTGTTGGGACACTGTTATCTGTCACAGCTAGCCTGAAGCAGTGCATTAAACAGTTTAGAAAACTGAACTTCCTTAAGGGAGATAGAGACCCAGACCCACAGCCATGCTTTAGAATGTTTCATGCTACTCAAGCCCATACAAATGCCCAAATGAATAAGTTATTGGCTACGATGGTTGAGTGGTATAGATATGCTGACAATAGAAAGAAGGTTGTCAATTTCTGTGCCTATATCATAAGGGGTTCCCTTGCAAAGCTCTATGCTGCAAAATATAAGCTTCGGTCACGAGCTAAAGTTTACAAGATTGGTTCTAGAGATCTTCGCCGTCCCCTGAAGGAGAAAAAGGGACAGTCTCCAGAGTATCAGCAGTTACTTAGAATGGGGTTGGTGGAGTCAATTGATGGGCTATTGTATACCCGCATGTCCCTTGTGCCAGAAACTGATTACACCCCCTTTCCAGTTGGGTGGAGGCCTGATCATGAGAAGGCATTGGTTGAATATATAAAGCTTGATGACTCAAGAACATtggaggagcagcgccactgcTTCAAAGAACAAGGCCTCATTTCACCTCAGGACTACATTTCAATGCTTGTCTGGAACTACAAAAGAAATGCTTTAGCAGTGGATTTGCCCTCAACTATAAATGATAGGAACACGACAGAAGGGAAACATTTGCAATTGGACGCAG GACTCTCTTATCCAGTGCAGTTCCACCAATGGGGCAAGGCTAATCTGAACTCGTACCTGAG TTAG
- the LOC116002435 gene encoding nuclear intron maturase 2, mitochondrial isoform X1 gives MMRGQLIVLSHKVLSRTSVLTQRKYAVVTQSLNTCNPVNNGFILFRESIYTSTHTRRTSDPNDPATLMKEDGVSVCTKMWIENFREPERTVSNLTDYLRRFELWVLAYQKVCADDTGAYMPRSSITRSALEDLLALRNAVLDNRFKWGARLDFFIKSPRDKTDYDSLSKRKIKAILTTTQPAPFQDRIVQEVLFLMLEPIYEARFSEKSFAFRPGRSAHTVLRVIRRSFAGYLWYIKGDLSTVLDGMKVGLVISALMRDVRDKKVIDLIKAALTTPVITSRPEDGEKKKKKKRKYQKKRVLAEDEPKPDPYWLETFFGFAPEEAEKLPSWGHCGILSPLLANICLDELDRWMEGKTKEFYRPSKSDVIWNSPEGEVEQGNTSWPEFVPTSGPDKTRKMDYIRFGGHILIGVRGPRADAATLRKQLIEFCDQKYMLKLDNESLPIEHITKGIMFLDHVLCRRVVYPTLRYTATGGKIISEKGVGTLLSVTASLKQCIKQFRKLNFLKGDRDPDPQPCFRMFHATQAHTNAQMNKLLATMVEWYRYADNRKKVVNFCAYIIRGSLAKLYAAKYKLRSRAKVYKIGSRDLRRPLKEKKGQSPEYQQLLRMGLVESIDGLLYTRMSLVPETDYTPFPVGWRPDHEKALVEYIKLDDSRTLEEQRHCFKEQGLISPQDYISMLVWNYKRNALAVDLPSTINDRNTTEGKHLQLDAGNEDDSQNDGSDEDNEKDFHAAQMTLLSSAVPPMGQG, from the exons ATGATGCGTGGACAGTTGATAGTATTAAGTCATAAGGTGCTATCAAGAACTTCAGTTTTGACACAAAGAAAGTATGCTGTAGTGACACAGTCATTGAATACTTGCAACCCTGTAAATAATGGATTTATTTTGTTTCGAGAATCTATATACACTTCTACACATACCAGAAGGACATCAGATCCTAATGATCCAGCTACCTTGATGAAGGAGGATGGGGTCTCAGTTTGTACTAAAATGTGGATTGAGAATTTTCGGGAACCGGAAAGAACTGTGTCCAATTTGACTGATTATTTGAGGAGATTTGAGCTGTGGGTGTTGGCATACCAGAAGGTTTGTGCGGATGACACTGGTGCATATATGCCCCGAAGCTCAATAACAAGGTCAGCTCTAGAGGATTTGCTGGCATTGAGGAATGCAGTTCTGGATAATAGGTTTAAGTGGGGGGCTAGGCTGGATTTTTTTATTAAGTCTCCTAGAGATAAGACTGACTATGACTCATTGTCTAAGAGGAAGATCAAGGCTATCCTGACTACCACACAGCCAGCTCCTTTCCAGGATAGAATTGTTCAAGAGGTGTTGTTTCTTATGTTGGAGCCAATTTATGAGGCCCGGTTTTCAGAGAAGTCTTTTGCATTTAGACCAGGAAGGAGTGCACATACCGTTTTGAGGGTGATACGAAGGAGCTTTGCAGGTTACCTGTGGTACATAAAAGGTGACTTGAGTACAGTGTTGGATGGTATGAAGGTTGGGCTTGTGATTAGTGCCTTGATGAGGGATGTTAGGGACAAGAAAGTGATTGATTTGATTAAGGCAGCTTTAACTACTCCAGTGATAACTAGTAGGCCTGAGGATggtgagaagaagaaaaagaagaagaggaagtaCCAGAAGAAGAGAGTTCTGGCAGAGGATGAACCAAAACCAGATCCATACTGGCTGGAAACCTTCTTTGGGTTCGCACCTGAAGAAGCTGAAAAACTTCCTTCATGGGGTCACTGTGGTATATTGAGTCCACTTTTGGCTAACATTTGTCTTGATGAATTAGACAGATGGATGGAAGGTAAGACCAAGGAATTTTATCGTCCTTCAAAGAGTGATGTCATTTGGAATAGCCCAGAAGGGGAAGTTGAACAGGGAAATACTTCATGGCCAGAATTTGTTCCTACAAGTGGGCCAGATAAGACCAGGAAAATGGACTATATTCGTTTTGGTGGTCACATTCTGATTGGAGTAAGGGGTCCTAGGGCAGATGCAGCAACACTGAGAAAGCAGTTGATTGAGTTCTGTGATCAGAAGTATATGCTTAAGCTTGATAACGAGAGCCTTCCTATTGAACACATAACTAAAGGTATTATGTTTCTTGATCATGTCTTGTGCCGTAGAGTTGTGTATCCCACCCTTCGATATACTGCTACTGGTGGCAAAATAATTAGTGAAAAAGGTGTTGGGACACTGTTATCTGTCACAGCTAGCCTGAAGCAGTGCATTAAACAGTTTAGAAAACTGAACTTCCTTAAGGGAGATAGAGACCCAGACCCACAGCCATGCTTTAGAATGTTTCATGCTACTCAAGCCCATACAAATGCCCAAATGAATAAGTTATTGGCTACGATGGTTGAGTGGTATAGATATGCTGACAATAGAAAGAAGGTTGTCAATTTCTGTGCCTATATCATAAGGGGTTCCCTTGCAAAGCTCTATGCTGCAAAATATAAGCTTCGGTCACGAGCTAAAGTTTACAAGATTGGTTCTAGAGATCTTCGCCGTCCCCTGAAGGAGAAAAAGGGACAGTCTCCAGAGTATCAGCAGTTACTTAGAATGGGGTTGGTGGAGTCAATTGATGGGCTATTGTATACCCGCATGTCCCTTGTGCCAGAAACTGATTACACCCCCTTTCCAGTTGGGTGGAGGCCTGATCATGAGAAGGCATTGGTTGAATATATAAAGCTTGATGACTCAAGAACATtggaggagcagcgccactgcTTCAAAGAACAAGGCCTCATTTCACCTCAGGACTACATTTCAATGCTTGTCTGGAACTACAAAAGAAATGCTTTAGCAGTGGATTTGCCCTCAACTATAAATGATAGGAACACGACAGAAGGGAAACATTTGCAATTGGACGCAGGTAATGAGGATGACAGTCAAAATGATGGGAGTGATGAAGATAATGAAAAAGATTTTCATGCTGCACAAAT GACTCTCTTATCCAGTGCAGTTCCACCAATGGGGCAAGGCTAA